The Deinococcus misasensis DSM 22328 sequence TCTCGGCTCTCGGCTCTCGGCTCTCGGCTCTCGGCTTCAGGGCGTAGCCCCTACGAGGCCCTCAGCAGTCCTCCACTCTCATTTCCTGACCCAAAAGTGCTAGAGTGAAACAGATGCTTAGCGGCATACGGAGCCACGCATGATTGCTTATGTGATCAACCCTGGCACAGCCAGTACCAAACTTGCCCTCGCGCACATCCAGCCCAGTGACAACCCGAGTCTCCCTGGCAACATTCGCGTACAGCTTGAGAAACGCGAAGTGTCCCACCCGGATCTCCCTGGCCCCCTCATCGAGAAACTTCCCCTGATCCGGCAGGAGATCTGGCAGGGCATCAAAGGCTGGCCCAGACCAGACGCTGTGGTCGGCAGGGGTGGCATTCTGGGTCCGGTTCCAGCAGGCACTTACCGGGTGTCTCCAGAGCTTGCAGAGTTCGCCATCCACTCCCCGTACAAAGACCACATCACCAACCTTGGAGCGCCCCTTGCTCTGGAGGTGGCCAAAGCTTTTGGTGTCGAGGCTTACGTCGTCGACCCCATGAGCGTGGACGAACTGCTTCCCGAGGCCCGCATCAGCGGTTTTCCGGGGGCAGAACGCACCAGTTTGTTTCATGCTTTAAATGCCAAGGCGGTCGCCCGTCGCACCGCTTACGAGGTCGGGAAGCGTTTCACCGATTCGGTGATTGTGGTGGCCCACCTTGGGAACAAGAGCAGCATCACCACCTACCGCAAAGGTCGGGCCATTGACACCACTGGAGCCCACCTTGAAGAAGGTCCTTTCACACCCAGTGCCACAGGCATGCTACCCCTCAGCAAACTTCTGGATCTGGCCTACCAGAACCCCAGAGAAAAAGTGGAGCAGTTGCTCCTCTTTGAAGCAGGATTCAAGGGCCTCACTGGAACGGCTGACCTGAAGGAACTGGAACAGCGTCAGGATGAACCTCAGGTCAAACTGGCCGTGAAGGCTTTCGTGTATCAGGTGGCCAAATACATTGGCTCTTACAGCGTGGTGGCTGGTCGTCCTGATGCCATCGCCATCACCGGAGGCATTGCACGGTGGTTC is a genomic window containing:
- a CDS encoding butyrate kinase, with the protein product MIAYVINPGTASTKLALAHIQPSDNPSLPGNIRVQLEKREVSHPDLPGPLIEKLPLIRQEIWQGIKGWPRPDAVVGRGGILGPVPAGTYRVSPELAEFAIHSPYKDHITNLGAPLALEVAKAFGVEAYVVDPMSVDELLPEARISGFPGAERTSLFHALNAKAVARRTAYEVGKRFTDSVIVVAHLGNKSSITTYRKGRAIDTTGAHLEEGPFTPSATGMLPLSKLLDLAYQNPREKVEQLLLFEAGFKGLTGTADLKELEQRQDEPQVKLAVKAFVYQVAKYIGSYSVVAGRPDAIAITGGIARWFSLVDLIEEKLSWIAPVVVIPGELELEALAEGVGRVLVHHEQAREWVRP